In Bufo gargarizans isolate SCDJY-AF-19 chromosome 6, ASM1485885v1, whole genome shotgun sequence, a single genomic region encodes these proteins:
- the WBP2 gene encoding WW domain-binding protein 2: protein MALNRNHTDGGGVIVNNNESVLMSYEHVELAFSDMENTPDVFRGTKKGGVMLTPYRVIFSSKGRDPMQSFMMPFYLMKDCEIKQPVFGANFIKGTVRAEPGGGWEGSATFKLIFPAGGAIEFGQHMLQMASQASRGGPPPDAFPYMPNGGCAYPPPAANGMYPSPTGYPFPPPPTDFYQGHDSYMTYMHPPPPPYPGPMGSSAASAPDLPSTPAAEAKAAEAAASGYSSQPNPPHLYMPPEFPPPPPYFPPENKKDQ from the exons ATGGcgctgaacagaaaccacacgGACGGCGGAGGTGTCATAGTGAACAACAACGAGAG TGTTTTGATGTCCTATGAACATGTGGAGCTGGCATTCAGTGACATGGAGAACACCCCTGATGTTTTTCGAGGGACCAAGAAAGGGGGAGTCATGCTAACACCCTACAGG GTGATATTTTCATCCAAAGGAAGAGACCCAATGCAGTCGTTCATGATGCCGTTCTACCTGATGAAGGATTGTGAGATCAAGCAGCCTGTGTTTGGAGCCAATTTTATCAAGGGCACAGTGAGAGCAGAGCCCGGAG GCGGCTGGGAAGGCTCTGCAACATTCAAACTTATTTTTCCTGCGGGGGGAGCTATTGAGTTTGGCCAGCACATGCTACAAATGGCCTCACAAG CTTCAAGAGGGGGACCACCGCCCGATGCATTTCCATATATGCCCAATGGAGGGTGTGCCTATCCACCACCTGCAGCTAATGGGATGTATCCTTCTCCTACTGGCTATCCCTTCCCCCCACCACCTACAG ACTTTTACCAAGGGCATGACAGTTATATGACATACatgcatcctccacctcctccttaccCAGGACCTATGGGATCGTCAGCTGCTTCTGCTCCTGATTTGCCTTCTACACCAGCAG CTGAGGCGAAGGCTGCAGAAGCAGCTGCCAGCGGTTACAGCAGTCAACCCAACCCTCCACACCTTTACATGCCACCG GAGttccctcctccacctccttattTCCCCCCAGAGAACAAGAAGGACCAGTAA